CAGTCTGCTGCTCCAATGAATATAATTCAAAAGTTCGATTATGGTCTAGCAGAATATCGAGAAAAACCCCGATCAAAATGGATCGCTAACCCGGGCTGCTATGCGAGTGCGGCAGAATTATCTTTAGCCCCTTTATTGAAGGAAGATAAACTAGTATTAGATTCTATCATCATTGATGCCAAGTCAGGTGTTTCTGGTGCAGGTAAAGGATTATCTCACAGCACTCATTTTTCTGAAACACATGACAATATGACGCTGTACAAAATGAATAGTCATCAACATATTCCTGAAATCGTCCAGCAATTAAAAAAATGGACGCCAGCTCTTAAAGCAATACAATTCTCTACATCTTTGATTCCAGTAACAAGAGGAATTTTTTTAACAGCCTATGCCAAATTAAAACAACCAATTTCTGACGAGAAATTAGTTCAGCTGTACCGAGCCCATTTTGAAAATAGCCCCTTCGTAAGGATTCAAGAAGTCGGCTGTTATCCTGTGCTTAAACAAGTGATTGGCTCAAATTATTGTGATATTGGACTGGCTTATAATACACAGACGAATATAGTCACCGTGGTCACAGTGATCGATAATTTAGGCAAAGG
The Enterococcus silesiacus DNA segment above includes these coding regions:
- a CDS encoding N-acetyl-gamma-glutamyl-phosphate reductase, with product MKVSIVGVTGYSGLELLRYLRQHPFVEVVSIHSSSMNKKSLETINPHLRQLISLPLEQIDPKSIMKKSDLVFLATPSGISKELALPFVEADFPVIDLSGDFRLKEIGEYETWYGQSAAPMNIIQKFDYGLAEYREKPRSKWIANPGCYASAAELSLAPLLKEDKLVLDSIIIDAKSGVSGAGKGLSHSTHFSETHDNMTLYKMNSHQHIPEIVQQLKKWTPALKAIQFSTSLIPVTRGIFLTAYAKLKQPISDEKLVQLYRAHFENSPFVRIQEVGCYPVLKQVIGSNYCDIGLAYNTQTNIVTVVTVIDNLGKGAAGQAVQNLNIFAGFDERSGLDYLPIYP